The DNA sequence CTCCCGACTGGATACAATATACCTTAGACTTACCAATGGTAGACGTGCCGGGAGGAAAAGGAATGTATTGTTCCGGAAATCCAATAACACTAGGTAGAATTATCGAAAAAGCGACCAAAATGACGTTGCCGGATTTCGCCAAACAAACCCTTTTTAAAGATATAGGGATTAAAAATTTTACCTGGAATTTTAAACCAGACGCCTCAAGTGCTGAAACCTTTTGCCAACTCTATTTAAACTCAAGAGATATGGGAAAACTAGGTTTACTTTACCTTAATCGAGGTATTTGGAATGGTAAACAGGTTATTTCTACTGCTTGGGTAAAAGAGTCCTTAACCAAACAATCTGTTGTTCAAGGCGTAAATTATGGTTATTTATGGTGGCTAAAATATATAGATGTAAACGGCGTACGCTACAATGGGAAAGCAGCACAAGGAAACGGCGGTCAAAAAATTTACATTTGGGAAGAGCAAAATATGGTGACCATTATTACCGGAGGCAATTACAATTCACAATCCCCAAGCGACGAAATCATCCAAAAATATATACTACCTTCTTTCAATAAAAAATAAAATTAAGAATCAATTATTTTTATTGGTTACAATTGGTACAATTAAGTTTTGTACTTTTATGAATAGCATACTATTAAATGCCTAACTTAAACAAAAATTATATGGGAAAATTTGTAATTACTACAAGAGCGAACGGTGAATTTCAATTTAATTTAAAAGCCGGAAACGGTCAGACTATTTTAACCAGCGAAGGTTATACTACAAAGGCTGCCTGTACAAACGGAATCGAATCTGTAAAAACGAACTCTCAGGATGATGCCAGATATGACAGAAAAGAATCCAGCAACGGAAAACCTTATTTCAATCTAAAATCAGGTAATGGCCAAATTATCGGGGCAAGTGAGATGTATGAAAGTACTGACGCCAGAGAAAATGGAATTGCTTCAGTAAAAACAAATGCTCAGGATGCTGCAACAGACGATCAAACGGCATAAATAACAACTATCAAACAAAAAAAGGGCTTGAAAATCTAGTGTTTTCAAGCCCTTTCTCTTTGTATTTAAATAGTATCGGAGCACATTTACGAAAATGTACCGATGGTATAAATTAAAAGAATTAATCCTCCAATATTTCACAGGCAAAACCCAAATTTATGATTTCGTTTTTGATAACTGGAATTTGTACCGTTTCAATATAATCGACGCGCAAAATTTTATCACAATCTTCCAAATCAAAAATAAATGAAGCGTTTGGAAATATTCTTTTAAGCATTTTTAAAATTCTGTTGGACTGTCTTTTTGAATTCACATTTGTTTTGAAAATCTCAATCATGATTTTTCTAATTAATGGCTATTGATGCAATTAATCTTGGCTCAATTACGCCTAAAAGGTTAAGTCATCTGTTTTTATTATTCTAAAATTCAATGAAGCTGTTCTAATTTTGATCCATTTTGATTTTGCTTAAAATTTTATGATCAATATAGAATGTCCCAAACGGAACTATACAAGCCAAAAGAACTTTCCATGTTGTGGTTTTAAACTTCCAATTCTGCTCAACACCAACACTTAAGGTATTGAATATAAAAAGCAGAAATAACGCCCCATGAATAGGCCCTATCGCTTTTGTCCCCGCAGGATTATCAAAAAAGTACTTTAGCGGAACTGCTATAAAAACTAAAATCAATAAAGATACGCCTTCAAGAAGTCCCAGAATTCTTAATCGGCCAATGTT is a window from the Flavobacterium cupriresistens genome containing:
- a CDS encoding YegP family protein, producing MGKFVITTRANGEFQFNLKAGNGQTILTSEGYTTKAACTNGIESVKTNSQDDARYDRKESSNGKPYFNLKSGNGQIIGASEMYESTDARENGIASVKTNAQDAATDDQTA
- a CDS encoding DUF3817 domain-containing protein — encoded protein: MINFFKTNIGRLRILGLLEGVSLLILVFIAVPLKYFFDNPAGTKAIGPIHGALFLLFIFNTLSVGVEQNWKFKTTTWKVLLACIVPFGTFYIDHKILSKIKMDQN